Proteins co-encoded in one Amaranthus tricolor cultivar Red isolate AtriRed21 chromosome 7, ASM2621246v1, whole genome shotgun sequence genomic window:
- the LOC130818847 gene encoding protein LNK3: MTEWYYGHDGSDLLVVNDQEYFDRLPSPDSWLQWETSGTGGNSAWSNTFDSDNLVNKKPQQRTMFSKAGNKEIRQAGNRLPSSEDSYSIRTSAAAAASVGPDYYNDLIAPDSADDIFLSSLLNDDVVPLQSIYLAGPSNSNSINKVMDFQSKSCDTNKLVQTHVSKSVSGNRSDQSFSPSVKVPETMDLVPSDYKASGTLDVNVMSSLEESVLTKLENVRNQLNDKTRLCLRDSLYRLAKHSEQQTSGNDLVEGFSFDEHSFPSGVCLRSGVMEGAEAGTNCIDRTVASLMFSKVDANVQDHLPVLLPEFAQRDTYFTATGAYDYNEAALATSDLLAQCEVPVLSQQT; encoded by the exons ATGACAGAATGGTATTATGGACATGATGGTAGTGATCTACTTGTTGTCAATGATCAAGAGTACTTTGACAGGCTTCCATCACCTGATAGTTGGTTGCAGTGGGAAACAAGTGGAACTGGAGGGAACTCTGCTTGGTCAAACACGTTCGATTCTGATAACCTTGTGAATAAGAAACCTCAGCAACGTACGATGTTTAGTAAAGCGGGAAACAAAGAGATACGTCAAGCGGGAAACAGGCTTCCATCATCTGAGGACTCTTATTCTATCAGGACTTCTGCTGCTGCTGCAGCAAGTGTTGGGCCGGACTACTACAATGATCTGATAGCACCTGATTCAGCAGATGACATATTCTT GAGTTCCTTGCTCAATGATGATGTCGTCCCATTACAATCTATCTACCTTGCAGGACCATCGAATAGTAATTCAATAAACAAAGTGATGGATTTTCAGAGCAAGTCTTGTGATACGAATAAGCTGGTGCAGACCCATGTATCAAAATCTGTGTCTGGAAACAGGTCAGATCAGAGTTTTAGTCCATCAGTAAAG GTACCGGAGACTATGGACTTGGTTCCTTCTGATTACAAAGCCTCTGGTACATTAGATGTTAATGTTATGTCTTCGCTTGAAGAATCAGTGCTGACAAAGCTCGAGAATGTTCGAAACCAG TTGAATGACAAGACTAGACTTTGCCTGCGAGATTCCTTATACCGACTTGCTAAGCACTCAGAGCAGCAAACATCAGGAAATGATCTTGTTGAAGGCTTTTCTTTCGATGAGCATTCATTTCCTAGTGGAGTGTGTTTAAG GTCAGGAGTAATGGAGGGAGCTGAAGCAGGAACCAATTGTATTGACAGGACTGTAGCGTCCCTGATGTTTAGCAAAGTTGATGCAAATGTACAAGATCATCTTCCTGTGTTGTTGCCTGAATTTGCGCAGAGGGACACATACTTTACTGCAACGGGAGCATATGACTACAATGAGGCAGCCCTGGCAACCTCTGATCTATTGGCTCAATGTGAAGTTCCTGTCTTAAGCCAACAAACATAA
- the LOC130818848 gene encoding LOW QUALITY PROTEIN: cytosolic sulfotransferase 15-like (The sequence of the model RefSeq protein was modified relative to this genomic sequence to represent the inferred CDS: inserted 2 bases in 1 codon) gives MNQEEDFQGISEDCKQLLLSLPKVKGWRTHHLYLFQGFWCQPKEIQAIINAQNHFKAQDSDVIIVTVPKSGTTWLKALVFAIVTRARFEIKSKDHDHPLLMSNPHDLVPFFEYKVYANNEIPNLSNLPSPRFFASHVPYNSLPKTIKNNPNTKIVYICRNPFDTFVSIWHFMKKIRPSNLGPFSLEEAFDMYCKGLIGYGPYWDHMLGYWEESLKTPQKVMFLKYEDLKMDVSLQIRRIGEFLGYPFTXQEEENGDVEEIKKLCSLEKMRDLEVNKNGISILNFDNKGLFRKGEVGDWVNLLSKEMIQRLGQIMEEKLAGSSLKFPDVSTFH, from the exons ATGAATCAGGAAGAAGACTTCCAAGGTATATCAGAAGATTGCAAGCAACTACTCCTTTCCCTTCCTAAAGTAAAAGGATGGAGAACTCATCATCTTTACCTTTTTCAAGGTTTTTGGTGTCAACCCAAAGAAATTCAAGCCATAATCAACGCTCAAAACCATTTTAAGGCTCAAGATAGTGATGTAATCATCGTCACTGTGCCTAAATCTGGCACAACTTGGCTTAAAGCCCTAGTTTTTGCCATTGTTACCCGAGCTCGATTCGAAATCAAATCAAAAGATCATGATCACCCTTTGTTAATGTCTAACCCTCATGATCTTGTACCATTCTTTGAGTACAAGGTTTATGCTAACAATGAGATCCCAAATTTATCAAATCTTCCTTCTCCAAGGTTCTTTGCTTCCCATGTACCTTACAATTCCTTACCTAAAACCATCAAAAACAATCCTAATACTAAGATTGTGTATATATGTAGAAACCCATTTGATACTTTTGTGTCAATTTGgcattttatgaagaaaataaggcCTAGTAATCTAGGACCTTTTTCGTTGGAAGAAGCCTTTGATATGTATTGTAAAGGTCTTATAGGGTATGGTCCTTATTGGGATCATATGTTAGGTTATTGGGAAGAAAGCTTAAAGACACCACAAAAAGTCATGTTTTTGAAGTATGAAGACTTGAAAATGGATGTATCTCTTCAAATTAGGAGAATAGGTGAGTTTTTAGGGTACCCATTTAC CCAAGAGGAAGAAAATGGAGATGTTGAGGAGATTAAAAAGTTGTGTAGCTTAGAGAAGATGAGGGATTTGGAAGTGAATAAGAATGGGATATCTATACTTAATTTTGACAATAAGGGCTTATTTAGGAAAGGTGAGGTGGGTGATTGGGTTAATCTTTTAAGTAAGGAGATGATTCAAAGGTTGGGTCAAATCATGGAAGAAAAGTTAGCCGGCTCTAGCTTGAAATTTCCCGATGTTTCTACGTTTCATTAA